In Fodinibius saliphilus, the genomic stretch CCGCCAACACGACTGCGCAACTTCGTTGCAATCGAAAACCCGGCCGAGTCATCTTCCGCACGGTTAATCCGCTTACCCGTTGACATCTTCAACTGGTTTTCGGACATCTCCTTATTAATTCTGTTCAGGGATAGCTGGGAATCCAGCGATTGTATGTTTGTATTTACTCTGTTTAAATCTCCAAAACTTGCCATAACTTTTCTCCGTTTTTTAAAAAATTTGTTTGCTTCCTGCGTTGCACAACTATTATCGTAGAGGAAAAAACGATCTTAAATTTTTTTTTGACTTTTTTTCAACAACTACCAAAACA encodes the following:
- a CDS encoding flagellin — translated: MASFGDLNRVNTNIQSLDSQLSLNRINKEMSENQLKMSTGKRINRAEDDSAGFSIATKLRSRVGG